In Sphaerisporangium krabiense, the DNA window GGCCGCGGGCGTGCGGACCGCGCCGCGCAGGCTGTGGCACGTCAGCCCCGGCAGCTCGGGGCCGCCGCCCGCGCCGCAGCGCCTGGACCTCAGTCCCGGGCGGGATACGTATGCCGGGGGAGCGAGCGCAGGGCGGGCAGCAGCTTCAGGCGGGGCGCGATCCCCGAAGGACGCGCGCTCATCCGCGCCTCGGTGACCTCGTGGACCGTCACCGCGCACAGCAGCGCGGCCAGCACCGCCACCGCGAGCTCGGGCACGCCGAGCCCGGTGAGGTCCTTGCCCTGCGGGGCGCCCGTCACGGGCAGCCGCGACCCGATGAGGAACAGGATGCCGAGCCAGCTCGCCCACCAGGCGGCGACCATCACGAGCCACACCTTGCGGCGGCCCTCCCGCAGCCCCGCGTCCTCGCGCAGCGCGTGCAGCAGCAGCGCCGGCGCCGCCAGGTTCAGCACGGGGACGAACCAGGCGATGGCGATCATCCCCGGCGTCGCGCCGGCCTGCCGCAGCCACGCGAAGTACGAGAACCCGGCCGCGACCGTGGCCGCCACCACCAGAAGGATCAGCACCGCGAACCAGGTCATCGCGCCCGTGACGGCCGCCGCTCCCGGCGCGGCGGGGTCGGCGCCGAGCTGTGCGACCTGCCGGGCCAGCGCCTCGCCCCGTGCCTGCTCGAAGACGACCAGGCAGGCGAACGTGGCGATCTGGGCCGCGAGCGCCAGGTAGACGCCGACCGCCGCCCTGCGCACTGAGGATCGGGCATAGCGCATGTCTCTCTCCCCCCGGCATGCGCCTCGGTCGTGTTCGCTCTGCGACGTAGCGCGACGCCTGACTCACTCCTATCCAGGAGATCGCCGCGCTAATCGGCGAGCCGGGGGAGAGATCCCGGACGCTCCACGAGATGATCTGAGGTTCGCCCGGCGGTCAGCGCACGACGCCGGACTCCCACGCCCACGCGGCGGTCTCGACGCGGTTACGGACGCCCAGTTTCGCCTGGATGCTGCTGAGATGCGTCTTCACCGTGGACAGGGAGACGAACAGCTCGGCCGCGACCTCCTGGTTGGTCCGGCCCCGCGCGACCAGCCGCACGACGTCGTACTCCCGCTCGGTCAGCGGCTCGCGCGGCGGCCGTCCCTGGCGGGCCGCGGGCCGGGCCAGGTGTTGCAGCAGGCGCACGGTCACCGACGGCGAGACCAGGGCGTCGCCGTTGGCGGCGGCGCGGACCGCCTCGATCAGCAGAGTGGGCCCGCTGTCCTTCAGCAGGAACCCGCACGCGCCCGCACGCAGCGCGCCGTAGACGTACTCGTCCAGGTCGAAGGTGGTGACGATCACCACGCGCATGGGGTCGGGGACGCCGGGACCCGCGAGGATCTTGGTGACCTCCAGGCCGTCGAGCCGGGGCATCCGGATGTCCAGCAGGCACACGTCCGGCCGTAGCCTGCGGGCCTGCTCCACCGCCGCCGCGCCGTCGGCGACCGCCGCGACGACCTCGATGTCCGGCTGGGCGTCCAGGATCATCTGGAATCCGGTCCGCACAAGCTCCTGGTCATCCGCGACGAGTACCCTCACATCGCCCGATTCTGCCAGCCTCCGGGCACGGCCGCCGCCGCGCGGGCGAGCGGCGGGATGCGGACAGGCCGTGCGGGTCGGTCATTCGGCCGACCTCTGGGGCGCCGGATCCGACGGGCGGCCGATCCCGGGGGCGGCGCCTCCCGGCGATGCTCGAAGACATGTCCGCGCACATCGTTCTGGAAGGCCGTGGCCTCAGGAAGAGCTTCGGTACCGCCACCGCCCTCGCCGGCGTCGATCTCGCGATCGGCCGCGGCGAGGCCGTCGCCGTCATGGGTCCCAGCGGCTCGGGGAAATCCACCCTGCTCCATTGCCTCGCCGGGATCACGAAGCCGGACTCCGGCGAGGTCCACCTGCTCGGCGAGCGGATCGACGCGCTCGGCGAGCGCCGCCGCAGCGCGCTGCGCCGCACCCGATTCGGCTTCGTCTTCCAGTTCGGGCAGCTCCTGCCCGAACTGCCCGCGGACGAGAACGTCGCCCTGCCCCTCATGCTCGGCGGCACGGCGCGGGCCCAGGCCGTGCGGCAGGCCCGGTCGTGGTTCGGCCCGCTCGGCCTGGCCGGGCTGGAGGGACGCCGCCCGGGCGAGCTGTCCGGCGGCCAGGCCCAGCGCGTGGCCATCGCGCGGGCGCTCGTCACCCGGCCCGCCGTCGTCTTCGCCGACGAGCCCACCGGCGCGCTGGACCAGGCCACCGGCCAGGACACCATGCGCCTGCTCGTCGAGGCCGCCAAGCACAACGACGCCTGCCTGGTCGTCGTCACCCACGACCCCGCCGTCGCCGCCTGGTGCGACCGCGTGGCCGAGGTGCGCGACGGCCTGATCGTCCCCTCGTACGCGGCGCACGCCGCGGGCCAGGGGAGGACGGCGTGAGCGGCCTCCTGGACCTCACCTGGCGCCTGATCAAGGGCGGCGGGCGGCGGGGGACGCTGGGCTCGGCCCTCACCGTGGCGGCGGTCGCCGTCTCGACCGCCCTGCTGCTGTTCGCCGTGGCCGTCAACGTCGCCTTCGACGGGCGCGCCCAGCGCGCCGCCTGGCGCGAGCCCGTCGCCGCCACGGGCGCCCCGCGCGCGATCGAGGCGGTCCGCACGCACGTCGTCGCCGGCGACCTGCCGGTCACCGTCGTCCACGTGGCCGTGCTCGACCCCGGCGTGCGCCCGCCCGCGGGGGTGTCCCGCCTGCCGGGCCCGGGGGAGGCGCTGCTGTCGCCCGCGCTCGCCCGCGACCCGGCGGCGGCACGCGACGTTCCCGGCAAGGTCGTGGGGACGATCGGGGACGAGGCCCTGGCCCACCCCGACGAGCTGGTCGCGCTGGCCGGGCAGGCGCCGGGGGACCCGGTGATGAAGGCGCGATGGACCGGCGACTCCCGGCTCGGCGTGTCCGCGACGAAGGTGTCCGCCCTCACCGGCAGGCAGGGCGACAACGCCATCGGGTACCGCCTGCTCGCCGCGCTCGCCGGCGTGCTCATGATCGCGCCGCTGCTCGTGTTCGGGGGCGCGGCGGCACGGCTCACCGTCGCACGCCGCGACCAGCGGCTCGCCGCCCTGCGCCTGGTCGGCGCGACGCCCGGCCAGGTGGTCGCGATGACCGTCGCCGAGGCCGTGGTCACCGCGTTCGCCGGCGCGGTGCTGGGGCTGGTCGTCTACGCCGCCGCGTCCCCGCTCCTGCGGCGGATCGAGATCACCGGAGGCACGTGGTTCGCCTCCGACGTGTGGCCCGGCGTGCTTCCCGTGGCCGCCGTGCTGGTGGCGGTGCCGCTGCTGGTCGGCCTGTCGGCGGTCGCGGGCCTGCGCAGGGTGGTCGTCAGCCCGCTCGGCGTGGCCCGGCGTCAGACGCCGCCCGCGCTGCGGTTCGTGCGGGTCGTCGCGCTGGTGGCCGTCCTCGCCGCGGTGCCCGCCATGGGCATGGGCGCGGCGCCCGGCGTGATCCTCACCGTGCTCGCGCTCGCGTTCCTCGCCCTCAACGCGGCCGGCGCGTGGGTGGTCGGGATGATCGGCCGGATCGTGGCGGCGACCGCGCGCGGGCCGGCGCGCCTGCTGGCCGGGCGGCGGCTCACCGACGACCCCAGATCGGCCTGGCGCACGGTGAGCGGGGTGGCGCTGACGGGCTTCGTCGCCGGGTTCGTCGGCCTGCTCACCCCGCCGGGGAACCTGGCCACCGACAAGATGACCGCCCTGCTGCTGCGGGACGTGCGCACCGGAACGCTGGTCGTCCTCGCCGTGTCGTTCCTGATCGCCATCGTCAGCGCGGGCGTCACGGCGGCGTCCTCGATCCTCGACCGCCGCCAGGCGTACGCGCTGCTGCGCCTGGCGGGCACGCCGCTGGAGGTGCTCGACCGCGCCCGGCGCGTCGAGACGCTCATCCCGCTCACGGTCATGGGCGGCGGGTCGATCCTGACCGGTGTGCTGTGCGGGCTGCCCTTCGCCGTGATGTCGCCGAGCCGGGAGGGCATGGTGACGCTGCTGTGCTGCGTCGCGCTCGGCTTCGGCGGGGTCGTCGCGGCCGGGGCGCTCACCAGGCCGCTCCTGCGCGCGGTGGCCACCGACCCGGCGCCACGCCCCGACTAGGCGTGCCTCGGGTCAGGCGCCGGCCGCGCCTTTCAGCAGCACGTCGCACAGGGCGTCGGTGATGGGCATCCCGGTGACCTCCTCGATCAGCAGGAAGCCGCCCTCGGGGTTGACCTCCAGGAAGACGTAGTGGTCCTCGGGCGTCAGCGTCAGGTCGATCGTCCCGAAGGACAGGCCGAGGTGCGCCATCACGCCGAGGCAGCGCGCCCGCACCTCCTCGGGCAGGTCGTGGGCGCGCAGCCGTCGCACGCTGCGCGGCGAGTGGATCTCGGCGGCGAACACGCGGGAGCCGGTGACGATCACCCGCAGCGCCAGCCTGCGCAGCACCCGCGCCTGCGCGACCAGGGGGAAGGGGCCCGTGCCCGCGGGGTCGGTGAGCACGGGCGCCTCCTCCTCCGGTGCGGGCGGCGGCTCGCGCACGTCCCAGGGGCGGTCCAGCACCCGGGCCACGATCTGCCCGTGATGGGCCAGGTAGAAGTCCAGCAGCTCCTCGTGGTCGGTGCTGATCAGCGTGGACGGCAGCTCGAAGCCCGCGCGGCCCGCCACCGAGAGCTGGTACAGCTTGCGCTGGGCCCGGCGGATCGCGGCCCGCGTGGCCGGCACGGCCAGGCAGTCCAGGGTGTCCCACACGTCGGAGGCGAATCCGTCCTGCTGGGCGTTGCCCTCGGAGGGCGGCCCGGGACGCCGGAACCACACCGAGGTGAGCCGGTCGAGGTCCACGCGCCGTCCTGCGGCGAGGAGCACGCGCCGCGCGGTGCCGGAATGGTCCAGCGTGACGGACAGGCGCGCGGCGCCGGGGAACCATCCCGGCTCTAAGACGAGCGCGTCGGCCCCCCGCCCGACGAGGGCGCGCGCCACGTGCCGCGCCTGGGTGTCGCCATCCTCGGTGAGGATGAGCACCGTACTACTCATGTCCCGATCTCCACTCGTGCCCGAGGACAGGGGGCGGCCCCCCTCGGCGTTCCATGGACGGTCCACGATGACGCGCGGCACTTGATCACGGCTTGTCTGCGCGGCGGGGCGACTTGCGGATGGCTTGGAGCACTCGGCGAGCACCCTGTGAGCCCCTCGCGGCCACCGCGCCCATCTATTCCAGATAAAACCTGTAGGGATAGTTGTAAAGTTCGGTCCACGGGATTACCGTTGGGAACGTGAACCGCGCCGCCTACCTGACCACTCGCCGGCACGTCGATCTCTGCAGGGTCACCGGTTCTCTCTGTCGCGCCGAGACGCCCACCGGCCGATCCACGACGACAGGAGAAGACCATGCAGGAGTTGTGGTACACCCGAGCCCCTGAGCCCACCGCGACCGGCATCGCCGCCGATCTCGGCTGGCTCGACGACGAGTTCGCCCCCGAGGGCATCGCCGTGCGCCCCTTCAGAGAGACCTCCGGTCTCGACGGGCACGCGGGAGGCCCGCTGCGGACGCTGCTCCACGAGAGCGGCAACGTCCCCGCCCTGTGGGCGCGCTCGCGCGGGGCCTCGTCCCGCCTTGTCGCCCTGGCTTGGGCCGAGACGCCGCAGGTGGTGCTCACCCGAGCCCACGTCACCATCCGCGAGCCCGAGGACCTGCGCGGGCGCCGCCTCGGCCTGCCCCTGCGCGCGGACGTCCCGGTGGACGTCGAGCGCGCCACGGCCCTGCGCGGCCTGCGCAACGCCCTCTGGGCCGGCGGCCTCACGCTCAACGACGTCCACCTGATCGACGTCCCCGCCGCCCCCGGCGCCTCCGCCCCCGAGGTGGACGCGCTGGCCGGCGGCGAGGTGGACGCGGTCTACGTCGGGAGCGCGGCCGTCCTGCACGACGCCGAGGCCCGCGGCCTGCCGGTCGCGATCGACCTCGGCGTCCATCCCGACAAGCGCGTCAGGGTCAACGACGCCACGCTCAGGCTCATCACCGTCGACCAGCTCCTGCTGGACATCCGGCCCGACGTCGTCGCCCGGTTCCTGCGGGTGCTCCTCGACGCCGCCGACTGGGCCGCCGCCTACCCGCGGCAGGCCGTCCTGCTGGCCGGCGAGAACGACGGCACGCCCGGCCGCGGCTGGGACGCGCCGCCGCCCGGCCTGGCCGACCTGCGGGTCGACCTGTCGGCCGAGCGCCTCGGCCTGCTCGCCGAGCAGGAACGCTTCCTGCGGTCGCACGGCTTCCTGGAGTCCGCCGTGGACGTCCACGGCTGGGCCGACGGCACGGCGCTCGCCGCCGCCCACGCGGGCCGCCGCTCCTACCAGGAGCAGACCGTGTGACGGACGCGCGCGGGCCCGCGGGGCCCGCGCCCACGAGCCGGTACGGCGAAGAGCGGGGCGCGCTCAGAGGATGGCTCGCCGTACCTTCAGGGGCACCGGTGGGGGAGGACGTTTCGGGGTTGGCCGCCCTCCCTCCCGGTGCCCCACCGCGTCATCCGCGCTGAGACGCCGCGGCCTTCTCCGTGTCTTCCACGTCCCTCGCGTCCTTCGCGTCCTTGTCCGGGTCCGGCAGCGTCCGCCCCGTCTCCAGCAGGGTCTTGAGGTCGGCGAGGATGCGCGGCCAGCCCTGCGACACCCCTTCGAGCACCTTGCTGC includes these proteins:
- a CDS encoding ABC transporter permease, whose protein sequence is MSGLLDLTWRLIKGGGRRGTLGSALTVAAVAVSTALLLFAVAVNVAFDGRAQRAAWREPVAATGAPRAIEAVRTHVVAGDLPVTVVHVAVLDPGVRPPAGVSRLPGPGEALLSPALARDPAAARDVPGKVVGTIGDEALAHPDELVALAGQAPGDPVMKARWTGDSRLGVSATKVSALTGRQGDNAIGYRLLAALAGVLMIAPLLVFGGAAARLTVARRDQRLAALRLVGATPGQVVAMTVAEAVVTAFAGAVLGLVVYAAASPLLRRIEITGGTWFASDVWPGVLPVAAVLVAVPLLVGLSAVAGLRRVVVSPLGVARRQTPPALRFVRVVALVAVLAAVPAMGMGAAPGVILTVLALAFLALNAAGAWVVGMIGRIVAATARGPARLLAGRRLTDDPRSAWRTVSGVALTGFVAGFVGLLTPPGNLATDKMTALLLRDVRTGTLVVLAVSFLIAIVSAGVTAASSILDRRQAYALLRLAGTPLEVLDRARRVETLIPLTVMGGGSILTGVLCGLPFAVMSPSREGMVTLLCCVALGFGGVVAAGALTRPLLRAVATDPAPRPD
- a CDS encoding putative leader peptide produces the protein MNRAAYLTTRRHVDLCRVTGSLCRAETPTGRSTTTGEDHAGVVVHPSP
- a CDS encoding ABC transporter ATP-binding protein, with the protein product MSAHIVLEGRGLRKSFGTATALAGVDLAIGRGEAVAVMGPSGSGKSTLLHCLAGITKPDSGEVHLLGERIDALGERRRSALRRTRFGFVFQFGQLLPELPADENVALPLMLGGTARAQAVRQARSWFGPLGLAGLEGRRPGELSGGQAQRVAIARALVTRPAVVFADEPTGALDQATGQDTMRLLVEAAKHNDACLVVVTHDPAVAAWCDRVAEVRDGLIVPSYAAHAAGQGRTA
- a CDS encoding MvdC/MvdD family ATP grasp protein; amino-acid sequence: MSSTVLILTEDGDTQARHVARALVGRGADALVLEPGWFPGAARLSVTLDHSGTARRVLLAAGRRVDLDRLTSVWFRRPGPPSEGNAQQDGFASDVWDTLDCLAVPATRAAIRRAQRKLYQLSVAGRAGFELPSTLISTDHEELLDFYLAHHGQIVARVLDRPWDVREPPPAPEEEAPVLTDPAGTGPFPLVAQARVLRRLALRVIVTGSRVFAAEIHSPRSVRRLRAHDLPEEVRARCLGVMAHLGLSFGTIDLTLTPEDHYVFLEVNPEGGFLLIEEVTGMPITDALCDVLLKGAAGA
- a CDS encoding response regulator, yielding MRVLVADDQELVRTGFQMILDAQPDIEVVAAVADGAAAVEQARRLRPDVCLLDIRMPRLDGLEVTKILAGPGVPDPMRVVIVTTFDLDEYVYGALRAGACGFLLKDSGPTLLIEAVRAAANGDALVSPSVTVRLLQHLARPAARQGRPPREPLTEREYDVVRLVARGRTNQEVAAELFVSLSTVKTHLSSIQAKLGVRNRVETAAWAWESGVVR
- a CDS encoding ABC transporter substrate-binding protein, which produces MQELWYTRAPEPTATGIAADLGWLDDEFAPEGIAVRPFRETSGLDGHAGGPLRTLLHESGNVPALWARSRGASSRLVALAWAETPQVVLTRAHVTIREPEDLRGRRLGLPLRADVPVDVERATALRGLRNALWAGGLTLNDVHLIDVPAAPGASAPEVDALAGGEVDAVYVGSAAVLHDAEARGLPVAIDLGVHPDKRVRVNDATLRLITVDQLLLDIRPDVVARFLRVLLDAADWAAAYPRQAVLLAGENDGTPGRGWDAPPPGLADLRVDLSAERLGLLAEQERFLRSHGFLESAVDVHGWADGTALAAAHAGRRSYQEQTV